A single genomic interval of Deltaproteobacteria bacterium harbors:
- a CDS encoding FecR domain-containing protein: MSVARAALVGLLLVPLVAGCGAGRRAARELSRQKGVAEVLRVVAVGPRSGHAQGVKLPGAAWQALRPALPLPSGTLLRTARGVRVQVVMSDGTLLHVNEGSELLLEGANALQVRSGELWAEILPGGGRPVTFKTHAGQVVAHGSKLDLRVAAGSTRLEVARGVAEAANARGRVEVGAGEVAEMRREEAPRIRPSEDLAGATRWAREGGAMHPSAQQLRPGIGSLTARVARHGRPHALQLASQVVRVRIADSMATTELEQTYYNNSSNVLEGSLRFPLPGGATLARVAVQVGARLEEGELIERRRVRPGQRHALEDTIRPRVPFRQGAAHHRSVKVRILPVAPRAFRRVLLVYTEALRGVHERYEYVYPFAAERGAGGSIGYFSVDVELRHRRGIGAVATPLYAVSTERKGDQVHLRYAARAFLPTASVVVNFETARKGPELELLVQEPEGGRRGGCALPRKEGEGEATQRGDPCGDRGGYFVAALRPQIPAAGAPVRRDYLLLMDSSYSTGKQGWALQVAALQALLAEMDLRSRFAVLACDARCRGWARGFRHPTAQARRDALAFIRSVGPAGATDLQEAFVAVAAAIRGRSTPTHVIYLGDGRPSAGELRDGPLAQWVLDALTPHGATLSALRIGPEEGDAWLREATRRLGGTLHRLGPGDDVPNRIFDLLATHYRPALRGVEVSFHGVPVHRVFPEQLPAVPSGGEVLLVGRYSSPGDLQVRVRGTIGEEVLDKTFTMRLGSEAGGRRSARLGARLWAQHYVEALAADDYAHNRPEIVRASRAYQVPSRATAVVIVENERQHREVLAARRRERGLGGTDARRRPGGEERDGAGDPDGEETPFEEPPDLAGRLGGEVSGAAAAAQESGGSRPRRPVVTLRVEQAPVGGVAPSPEEVRLRRAVTAQPLRRSLRLAYHRQLVRLGRYEEALRHARSWAEIDGSGAEAVRALAESEAAALDQPRALRTYASLAELHPSSHRLQRALAEMYRRKGDLGRSCSHRWSVLALQPQQAAARTELARCLVARRLSRTEASRLLGRALGWSPPDDGVDPRVERLLDEADEEEGGGAPALPSGTLVVSATWKVGQDLDLAIVTPSGQRITPLFVLRSGTVLADSVDGSTPEVLRLATLQDGIYRIEVASGHPGASPAAAGVVAVRAGAQRRDFPFTLTSPIQAIAQVRQSRSWVPLQAPVP, from the coding sequence GGTCCGTTCGGGGGAGCTCTGGGCTGAGATCCTTCCCGGCGGCGGGCGGCCGGTCACTTTCAAGACCCATGCGGGCCAGGTGGTCGCGCACGGCAGCAAGCTCGATCTGCGCGTCGCCGCAGGCTCCACCCGCCTCGAGGTGGCCCGGGGAGTGGCCGAGGCCGCGAATGCGCGAGGACGGGTCGAGGTGGGCGCTGGCGAGGTGGCCGAGATGCGGCGCGAAGAGGCGCCTCGGATCCGACCGAGCGAGGACCTCGCCGGTGCGACGCGGTGGGCGCGCGAGGGGGGAGCCATGCACCCCTCCGCGCAGCAGCTTCGTCCGGGGATCGGATCGCTGACGGCGCGCGTGGCGCGGCACGGGCGGCCACACGCCCTACAGCTAGCCTCCCAGGTGGTGCGCGTGCGCATCGCAGACTCCATGGCCACGACCGAACTAGAACAAACGTACTATAACAATTCTTCTAACGTTCTAGAAGGAAGCCTCCGTTTTCCACTTCCCGGGGGTGCGACCCTGGCTCGGGTGGCCGTTCAGGTGGGGGCGCGCCTCGAGGAGGGCGAGTTGATCGAGCGGCGACGCGTCCGGCCGGGCCAGCGCCATGCTCTGGAGGACACCATCCGTCCGCGCGTACCGTTCCGTCAGGGGGCGGCGCACCACCGGAGCGTCAAGGTCAGAATCCTGCCCGTCGCTCCCCGGGCATTCCGGCGCGTGCTCCTGGTCTACACCGAGGCGCTGAGAGGGGTGCACGAGCGCTACGAGTACGTCTATCCGTTCGCTGCGGAGCGGGGCGCGGGCGGCTCGATCGGCTATTTTTCGGTCGACGTCGAGCTCAGGCACCGGCGTGGGATCGGGGCGGTTGCGACGCCGCTCTACGCCGTGAGCACCGAGCGCAAGGGAGACCAGGTCCACCTGCGCTACGCCGCGAGGGCCTTCCTCCCCACCGCCAGCGTCGTCGTGAACTTCGAGACCGCGAGGAAGGGCCCCGAGCTGGAGTTGCTCGTGCAGGAACCCGAGGGGGGACGGCGCGGCGGCTGCGCTCTTCCGCGCAAGGAGGGGGAGGGAGAAGCAACGCAGCGGGGGGACCCCTGTGGGGACCGGGGCGGGTATTTCGTGGCCGCCCTGCGCCCGCAGATCCCCGCGGCGGGGGCGCCGGTGAGGCGGGACTACCTCCTGCTGATGGACAGCTCCTACAGCACGGGGAAGCAGGGGTGGGCCCTGCAGGTCGCGGCCCTGCAGGCCCTACTGGCGGAGATGGACCTCCGAAGCCGCTTCGCGGTTCTCGCGTGCGATGCCCGGTGCCGGGGTTGGGCGCGCGGTTTCCGCCATCCCACGGCCCAGGCGCGGCGGGACGCGCTGGCCTTCATTCGATCGGTGGGTCCCGCCGGTGCGACAGACCTGCAGGAGGCCTTCGTCGCCGTGGCGGCGGCGATCCGCGGCCGGAGCACCCCGACGCACGTCATCTATCTGGGGGACGGCCGACCCAGCGCGGGGGAGCTCCGCGACGGACCGCTGGCTCAATGGGTGCTCGATGCGCTGACACCCCACGGTGCGACGCTCAGCGCGCTGCGCATCGGCCCCGAGGAGGGCGATGCCTGGCTCCGGGAGGCGACGCGTCGACTCGGTGGAACGCTGCACCGGCTGGGACCGGGGGACGATGTGCCCAACCGGATCTTCGACCTGCTGGCCACGCACTATCGCCCCGCGCTGCGCGGCGTCGAGGTGAGCTTCCACGGCGTGCCGGTGCACCGCGTCTTCCCGGAACAGCTCCCGGCGGTGCCATCCGGGGGTGAAGTGCTGCTGGTCGGGCGCTACTCCTCCCCGGGGGACCTGCAGGTGCGGGTCCGCGGCACAATAGGAGAGGAGGTTCTAGATAAAACGTTCACTATGCGTCTGGGGAGCGAGGCGGGCGGGCGACGGTCGGCGCGCCTCGGGGCACGCCTCTGGGCCCAGCACTACGTCGAGGCGCTCGCGGCGGACGACTACGCGCACAACCGGCCGGAGATCGTGCGCGCAAGCCGGGCCTACCAGGTGCCGAGCCGGGCCACGGCCGTGGTGATCGTCGAGAACGAGCGGCAGCATCGGGAGGTGCTCGCGGCGCGCCGACGAGAGCGCGGGCTCGGTGGGACCGACGCGCGACGTCGCCCCGGGGGAGAGGAGCGGGATGGTGCCGGAGATCCCGACGGAGAGGAGACGCCCTTCGAGGAGCCACCGGACCTCGCAGGGCGCCTGGGCGGGGAGGTCTCCGGCGCGGCTGCGGCGGCGCAGGAGAGTGGAGGGAGCCGCCCCCGCCGGCCGGTAGTCACGCTGCGCGTGGAGCAAGCCCCGGTCGGGGGAGTCGCTCCGAGCCCGGAGGAGGTGCGCTTGCGTCGGGCGGTCACGGCCCAGCCCCTGCGGCGCTCCCTGCGCTTGGCCTACCACCGTCAGCTCGTCCGGCTCGGCCGGTACGAGGAGGCGCTGCGCCACGCGCGGAGCTGGGCCGAGATCGATGGCTCGGGGGCCGAGGCGGTGCGCGCGCTGGCCGAGAGCGAGGCGGCCGCGCTCGACCAACCGCGCGCCCTCCGTACCTACGCGTCGCTCGCGGAGCTCCACCCGAGCAGTCATCGGCTGCAACGGGCGCTGGCCGAGATGTATCGCCGCAAGGGAGACCTCGGGCGGAGCTGCTCTCACCGCTGGTCCGTCCTGGCGCTGCAGCCGCAGCAGGCAGCGGCGCGCACGGAGCTCGCGCGCTGCCTCGTGGCGCGGCGGCTCTCTCGGACGGAAGCGTCCCGGCTCCTGGGGCGCGCCCTCGGCTGGTCTCCCCCAGACGACGGCGTGGACCCCCGCGTCGAACGGCTGCTCGACGAAGCTGACGAGGAAGAGGGCGGGGGCGCCCCGGCCCTCCCCTCCGGGACGCTCGTCGTGAGCGCCACGTGGAAGGTGGGGCAGGATCTGGACCTGGCGATCGTGACGCCGTCCGGGCAGCGGATCACCCCGCTCTTCGTGCTCCGGAGTGGAACCGTACTCGCGGACAGCGTGGACGGCTCGACACCCGAGGTGCTGCGCCTGGCCACCTTGCAGGACGGCATCTACCGGATCGAGGTCGCATCGGGGCACCCGGGAGCGAGCCCCGCGGCTGCCGGGGTCGTCGCGGTGCGCGCCGGAGCACAGCGGCGGGACTTCCCGTTCACGCTCACCTCCCCGATCCAGGCGATAGCGCAGGTGCGTCAGTCGCGCTCCTGGGTCCCCCTCCAGGCGCCGGTGCCGTGA